A genomic window from Xyrauchen texanus isolate HMW12.3.18 chromosome 31, RBS_HiC_50CHRs, whole genome shotgun sequence includes:
- the LOC127625079 gene encoding patatin-like phospholipase domain-containing protein 7, which translates to MEENEAGVQCTYPAIPNDIRSRLQHFVEERMQTNMLTGVLIGAVVAVFLIGFSVLLIYRRYKLASQQAGVPRYRFRKRDKVLFYGRKIMRKVKTLSSTPSSTSVSKQRSRKRPKVLSIARRILRIRKEPPTLQPKEPPPSLLEADLTEFDVQNSNLPSEVLYMLKNVRVLGHFEKPLFLELCRHMVFVELQEGEGLFRPGDDDDSIFVVQDGRLELWIHEPDGTEPVMKDVLPGDSVHSLLSILDIITGYPAPYKTVSARAAVRSTILRLPASAFQSVFEKYPETLVRVIQIIMVRLQRVTFLALHNYLGLTTELFNQDIQAVPLFTVNSVLAEGSPIRFPRRPHFQTTSEDEHLHSSGEHFTDSDGGQAGSYEYASSVARRSRSVSMPVENTGVAGNDLNMACERARVTIDEPPSSPVIYKSILKKSVTMQHAPSTVIHYTDNAPHSDVPPSKVGAIFQAAKKDLLGIFQLQDPSLLEGRVTLHQVKAGSIVARQGDQEVSVQFVISGTLHVYQRMIDREEDTCLFVAHPGELVGQLAVLTGEPLIFSVRAHRDCSFLSMSKTHFYEIMRAEPTVVLNVAHTVVRRMSSFVRQIDFALDWMAVEAGRAVYRQGDTSDSTFIVLSGRLRSVIRKEDGKKELTGEYGRGDLIGVVEALTHQNRATTVHAVRDSELAKLPEGALNSIKRKFPQVVTRLIHLLGQKILQQVNGPLTARSLALQTPGSKWDAGNPASNLSTITVLPVTEEVPLTAFTLELQHALLAIGPTLLLTSDSIKQRLGSAALDSVHEYRLSSWLGQQEDIHRIVLYQTDVSLTPWTQRCIRQADCIIIIGLGEQDPAVGELEHMLEVSAVRAQKQLVLLHREDGPPPKGTAEWLNMRSWISRHLHLSCPRRVFSKRSLPKLREMYQRVFLKPADRHSDFSRLARILTGNAIALVLGGGGARGCSQVGIIRALSEAGIPIDLVGGTSIGSMMGALFAEDRSYSRMKIRAREWAMEMTSVFKKVLDLTYPITSMFSGAAFNSSINAVFNDKQIEDLWIPYFNITTDITASTMRVHTDGSLWRYVRSSMSLSGYLPPLCDPKDGHLLMDGGYINNLPADVARSMGAKVVIAIDVGSQDETNLTNYGDALSGWWLLWNRFNPLAEKVKVLNMTEIQARLAYVCSVRQLESVKSSDYCEYIRPPIDRYRTLEFGKFDEISEVGYHHGKTVFDVWCRSGVIEKMMKDRHQEEFHKTQSNNVVTCPNASFTDLAEIVSRIEPVKTAHMDDESDYHTDYEEEMAESALSDMECYNQHSEHTEEELTADTDEEFERARRQPVHSNPENVGPVSSKTMQNSSPSSPPCQESTRISTPPS; encoded by the exons GTCAGCAGGCCGGTGTCCCTAGGTATCGCTTCAGAAAGAGAGATAAAGTGCTCTTCTATGGCAGGAAAATCATGAGAAAG GTCAAGACCTTGTCCTCCACACCTTCCTCCACTTCAGTGTCTAAACAGCGCTCTCGAAAAAGGCCTAAAGTTCTGAGTATAGCTCGCAG GATTCTGCGGATTAGAAAGGAGCCTCCCACCTTACAGCCCAAAGAGCCCCCTCCCTCACTCCTGGAGGCGGATCTCACAGAGTTTGATGTCCAGAACTCAAACCTGCCCTCAGAGGTGCTCTACATGCTCAAGAATGTCAG GGTACTGGGTCATTTTGAGAAGCCCTTATTTTTGGAGCTGTGTCGGCACATGGTCTTTGTGGAGCTGCAGGAAGGAGAGGGGCTGTTTAGGCCAGGAGATGACGATGACAGCATCTTTGTCGTTCAGGACGGAAGATTGGAGCTTTGGATCCACGAGCCT gatGGCACAGAGCCTGTGATGAAGGACGTGTTGCCCGGGGACAGTGTTCACAGTCTGCTCAGCATTCTGGACATCATCACG GGTTATCCTGCTCCTTACAAGACCGTGTCAGCACGTGCCGCTGTCAGGTCCACCATATTGCGTCTGCCTGCCTCAGCTTTCCAGTCTGTGTTTGAGAAATACCCAGAGACACTAGTGAGAGTCATACAG ATAATCATGGTGCGTCTGCAGAGAGTCACCTTCCTGGCACTTCACAACTACCTGGGACTGACAACTGAGCTTTTCAATCAG GACATACAAGCAGTGCCACTGTTCACAGTCAACAGTGTGCTCGCCGAGGGGAGTCCCATTAGATTCCCGCGCAGACCTCACTTTCAGACAACATCAGAAGATGAGCACCTGCACAGCTCTGGAGAGCACTTTACAGACtcag ACGGAGGCCAAGCTGGTTCATATGAATACGCATCCTCAGTTGCACGGCGGTCTCGTTCCGTTTCGATGCCTGTAGAGAACACAG GGGTGGCTGGAAATGACCTGAACATGGCTTGCGAACGGGCCCGAGTAACCATAGATGAACCTCCATCCAGTCCAGTCATTTACAAG TCCATTCTGAAGAAGAGTGTGACCATGCAGCATGCTCCATCCACTGTGATTCATTACACGGACAATGCGCCACACTCTGACGTGCCCCCCAGTAAAGTAGGAGCCATATTCCAGGCCGCCAAGAAAGACCTGCTGGGTATTTTTCAGCTGCAG GACCCCAGTTTGCTGGAGGGCAGGGTGACACTGCATCAGGTTAAGGCTGGATCTATTGTAGCTCGCCAAGGAGATCAG GAAGTGAGTGTGCAGTTTGTGATCTCGGGCACGCTACATGTGTACCAGCGGATGATCGACAGAGAGGAGGACACGTGTCTGTTCGTGGCTCACCCAGGAGAGCTGGTGGGTCAGCTGGCCGTGCTGACGGGCGAGCCACTTATCTTCTCTGTTCGGGCGCATCGTGACTGCAGCTTCCTGTCCATGTCTAAAACACATTTCTATGA GATCATGCGAGCTGAACCCACAGTGGTGCTGAACGTTGCGCATACTGTCGTAAGAAGGATGTCATCTTTCGTCAGACAGATTGACTTTGCCCTTGACTGGATGGCTGTGGAGGCGGGCAGAGCTGTCTACAG GCAGGGTGATACATCTGACAGTACTTTTATAGTGCTCAGTGGCCGCCTGCGTTCCGTTATCAGGAAGGAGGATGGGAAAAAGGAGCTGACGGGAGAGTATGGCAGAGGGGATCTCATTGGAGTG GTGGAAGCTCTGACCCATCAGAACAGAGCAACTACTGTTCATGCTGTTCGAGACTCAGAACTGGCTAAACTACCTGAGGGAGCTCTCAATTCCATTAAGAGGAAATTCCCACAA GTAGTCACAAGGCTTATTCACCTGCTCGGACAGAAGATCCTCCAGCAGGTTAATGGCCCtttgacag CTCGCAGTCTGGCTCTGCAAACTCCCGGGAGTAAATGGGATGCAGGGAACCCTGCCTCAAACCTTTCCACCATCACTGTGCTACCAGTAACGGAGGAGGTCCCTCTGACTGCATTCACCCTAGAACTTCAGCATGCGCTCCTGGCGATTG GTCCTACTCTTCTTTTGACTAGTGACAGCATCAAACAGCGCCTTGGGTCGGCAGCATTAGACAG TGTGCATGAGTACAGGTTGTCGAGTTGGCTGGGTCAACAGGAAGACATCCATCGCATAGTCCTGTACCAGACAGATGTGTCACTCACCCCCTGGACTCAACGCTGCATCAGACAGGCAGATTGCATTATCATCATTGGACTGGGAGAGCAGGACCCAGCCGTTGGAGAG cTGGAGCATATGCTAGAGGTGAGTGCGGTTAGGGCACAGAAACAGCTGGTGTTGTTGCACCGCGAGGACGGCCCTCCACCCAAAGGAACAGCCGAATGGCTGAATATGCGGAGTTGGATTTCCAGACACCTTCACCTGTCTTGCccccgcagggtcttctccaagAGGAGCCTGCCAAAACTG AGAGAGATGTATCAGCGTGTGTTCCTGAAACCTGCCGACCGTCACTCTGATTTTTCTCGCTTGGCCCGCATTCTGACAGGCAACGCCATTGCCCTGGTACTGGGGGGAGGAGGAGCAAG GGGTTGCTCTCAGGTGGGCATCATTCGTGCATTAAGTGAGGCAGGAATCCCTATTGATCTGGTGGGTGGCACCTCGATTGGTTCCATGATGGGCGCTCTGTTTGCAGAGGACCGCAGTTATAGCAGGATGAAGATCAGAGCCAGAGAATGGGCCATG GAAATGACATCAGTGTTTAAGAAAGTGCTGGACTTGACCTACCCAATCACATCTATGTTCTCCGGAGCTGCATTCAACTCTAGCATTAATGCTGTCTTTAATGACAAGCAGATTGAG GACCTCTGGATCCCATATTTCAACATCACCACAGACATCACCGCCTCCACAATGAGAGTTCACACTGATG GCTCTCTGTGGAGGTATGTGCGATCCAGCATGTCTCTTTCTGGTTACCTGCCACCACTATGTGATCCAAAAGATGGACACCTGCTCATGGACGGAGGCTACATCAACAACCTgccag CGGACGTGGCACGCTCCATGGGCGCCAAGGTGGTGATTGCCATCGATGTGGGCAGCCAAGATGAAACAAACCTCACCAACTATGGGGATGCCCTCTCCGGATGGTGGCTGCTATGGAACCGGTTCAACCCACTGGCTGAGAAAGTCAAG GTGCTAAATATGACTGAGATCCAGGCCCGGCTGGCTTACGTGTGCTCTGTGAGACAGCTTGAGTCAGTTAAAAGCAGCGACTACTGTGAATATATCAGACCTCCCATTGACAGATACCGCACGCTCGAGTTCGGCAAGTTCGATGAGATTAGC GAAGTGGGCTACCATCATGGGAAGACAGTGTTTGATGTGTGGTGCAGGAGTGGAGTGATTGAAAAGATGATGAAGGACAGACATCAAGAGGAATTCCACAAAACTCAAAGCAATAAT GTGGTGACCTGTCCAAATGCTTCCTTCACTGATCTGGCTGAGATTGTCTCTCGCATTGAACCAGTTAAAACAGCTCATATGGATG atGAATCCGACTATCACACCGACTATGAAGAGGAGATGGCAGAGAGCGCTCTATCAGACATGGAGTGTTACAACCAACACAGTGAACATACAGAAGAAGAACTGACTGCAGACACT